A genomic stretch from Algoriphagus halophilus includes:
- a CDS encoding acyl-CoA dehydrogenase family protein has protein sequence MDFSWSKEQIELREKAKVFSEKNLNKDISQKDRNNIFPEEEWKKCADFGVLGWPFKKEYGGGGFDPLTTVLMLEGLGYGSKDNGLPFSLNSQIWSTQVAINAFGTEEQKQKYLTRLISGTIGAFGITEEGSGSDTYALEMTAEKVEGGYILNGEKHYITLAPICEIAVVFATTNVKLGKWGITAFIVDKTMEGFTSSEVRDKVGMRTTPMGNLYLKNCFVPDENRLGREGSGLSLFSSAMESERGYIFASQIGRMEKQLELSIAYANERKSFGQSIGKYQSISNRIANMRLRLETSKMHLYKVAYLDKNDLPLIREAAMAKLYISEAFVESSLDFIRIFGAKGVVTEYEVERDLRDGLGGLIYSGTSDIQRNIIAKLDGLL, from the coding sequence ATGGATTTTAGCTGGAGCAAAGAACAAATAGAATTAAGGGAGAAAGCCAAGGTTTTCTCAGAGAAAAATCTGAATAAAGATATTTCTCAAAAAGACCGTAACAATATATTTCCGGAGGAAGAGTGGAAGAAATGTGCCGATTTTGGAGTGTTGGGTTGGCCTTTTAAAAAGGAATACGGAGGAGGTGGTTTTGATCCTCTTACCACGGTGTTAATGCTCGAAGGACTAGGCTATGGAAGTAAAGACAATGGTCTACCCTTTTCTCTCAATTCCCAAATTTGGAGCACCCAGGTAGCAATCAATGCATTTGGAACAGAGGAACAAAAGCAAAAGTATTTGACAAGATTGATTTCAGGTACGATTGGAGCTTTTGGAATAACCGAGGAAGGCTCAGGTTCCGATACCTATGCCCTGGAAATGACTGCTGAGAAAGTGGAGGGCGGATATATCCTAAATGGGGAAAAGCATTACATCACCTTGGCCCCTATTTGTGAAATAGCAGTTGTTTTTGCTACCACCAATGTAAAGTTAGGCAAGTGGGGTATTACGGCTTTCATTGTGGACAAAACCATGGAGGGCTTCACTAGTAGTGAGGTTCGGGATAAAGTAGGAATGCGAACCACACCGATGGGAAATCTCTATTTAAAAAACTGTTTTGTTCCGGATGAAAACCGATTGGGAAGAGAAGGCTCAGGATTAAGCCTCTTTAGTTCGGCCATGGAATCAGAGCGGGGTTATATTTTTGCGAGCCAAATAGGAAGAATGGAAAAGCAATTGGAATTATCAATTGCTTACGCCAACGAACGCAAATCATTTGGGCAAAGCATTGGTAAATATCAATCCATTTCCAACCGAATTGCCAATATGAGATTGAGGCTTGAAACCTCAAAAATGCATCTTTATAAAGTCGCTTATTTGGATAAAAATGATTTGCCTTTAATTCGGGAAGCTGCCATGGCTAAACTATACATCAGTGAAGCTTTTGTAGAATCCAGTCTGGATTTCATTAGAATTTTTGGGGCCAAAGGAGTGGTTACAGAATATGAAGTAGAACGTGATCTTCGAGATGGATTGGGAGGATTGATATACTCTGGTACATCAGATATTCAAAGGAATATTATTGCTAAATTGGATGGATTACTATGA
- a CDS encoding TonB-dependent receptor — translation MIKIVLSTVVLFTFTVIFVNAQALKGRVLDRASSPIIGAYIIHIASEHHAHTNESGYFVLPGVKDGDSLQVSHIGYEPQIIVVSNLSREVTVRMDETAIELGEVVFSQEVNPVNTLSRIDLKTNPVNTSQDILRKVPGLFIGQHAGGGKAEQIFLRGFDIDHGTDINITVDGMPVNMVSHAHGQGYSDLHFLIPETVERVDFDKGPYNADKGNFATAGYVNFQTKRGLDKSSVSVQGGSFNSVRTVGLFNLINDKKNNAYVAAEYLASDGPFESSQNFNRLNLMGRYGLTLEDGSDISLIASHFTSKWDASGQIPVRAVQSGQITNFGALDDTEGGYTSRTNIALNHTKLINDRLFIKNNAYYSTYDFELFSNFTFFLEDSVNGDQIRQRENRAIFGAESQLTYSNTFSGGEYALQVGVGLRNDDIRDNELAGTKNRDSVRFVTQRGDITESNYYSYVNFDLYLKKLRINPGVRVDYFNYLYQDDLTPEYDPQSLSAAVVSPKLNFIYTVNEDVQVFLKSGIGFHSNDTRLVLERPNNESILPRAFGADLGGNFKLWPRLIVNGALWYLRLEQEFVYVGDAGIVEASGRTARRGIDLGLRWQANKWIYFDGDFTYSYARSIDDPEGNNFIPLAPRITTTGGLSFEKDGFAGALRARYLQDRPANEDNSVVAEGYTVLDMNASYTFNAFTFGFFIENLLNTDWKETQFDTESRIRLANGNLEPSPVNEIHFTPGTPFNFRGFVKFTF, via the coding sequence ATGATTAAAATAGTACTCTCCACCGTTGTCCTATTTACTTTTACAGTAATTTTTGTAAACGCCCAAGCGCTTAAAGGCCGAGTTTTAGACCGAGCAAGTTCCCCAATAATCGGAGCCTATATTATTCATATTGCCTCTGAACATCACGCTCACACCAACGAATCTGGTTATTTTGTGCTCCCGGGAGTTAAAGATGGAGATTCCCTTCAAGTAAGTCATATAGGATACGAACCTCAGATAATAGTAGTAAGTAATCTTTCAAGAGAGGTTACTGTGCGGATGGATGAAACCGCTATTGAACTTGGAGAGGTAGTCTTTAGTCAAGAAGTGAATCCAGTTAATACCCTTTCCCGAATTGATCTTAAAACAAATCCGGTAAACACATCTCAGGATATATTGAGAAAAGTACCTGGGTTATTTATAGGACAACATGCCGGAGGTGGTAAAGCTGAACAAATTTTCTTGCGTGGATTTGATATTGACCATGGAACTGATATAAATATCACGGTCGATGGAATGCCGGTCAACATGGTTTCACATGCGCACGGGCAAGGATATTCAGATCTACACTTCTTAATACCGGAAACAGTGGAGCGAGTAGATTTTGACAAAGGCCCCTATAATGCCGATAAAGGGAATTTTGCTACTGCAGGCTACGTAAACTTCCAAACCAAAAGAGGTTTGGATAAAAGTTCTGTTTCGGTACAAGGAGGAAGCTTCAACAGTGTCCGTACGGTTGGGCTTTTTAACCTAATCAATGACAAGAAAAACAATGCCTATGTCGCGGCAGAATACTTGGCAAGTGATGGTCCATTTGAGTCCAGTCAGAATTTCAACCGATTAAACCTAATGGGGCGATATGGTCTAACATTGGAAGACGGAAGTGATATCAGCTTAATTGCATCACATTTTACCAGTAAGTGGGATGCTTCAGGTCAGATACCGGTTCGTGCGGTACAAAGTGGACAGATCACCAATTTTGGAGCTTTAGATGATACAGAGGGAGGTTATACGAGTAGAACAAACATTGCTCTCAATCATACCAAGCTAATTAATGATCGATTATTTATTAAGAACAACGCCTACTATTCTACTTATGATTTTGAGCTATTTTCAAACTTTACATTCTTCTTGGAAGATTCTGTAAATGGTGATCAAATCCGACAGCGCGAAAACCGGGCGATTTTTGGAGCAGAAAGTCAGCTTACTTATAGCAATACATTCAGTGGGGGTGAATATGCACTTCAAGTTGGTGTAGGACTTAGAAATGATGATATCCGTGATAATGAATTAGCCGGAACAAAAAACAGAGATAGTGTTCGGTTTGTCACTCAAAGAGGTGACATTACTGAGTCGAATTATTACAGTTATGTAAATTTTGATCTTTACTTGAAAAAGCTACGGATCAACCCAGGAGTTAGAGTTGATTATTTTAATTATTTATACCAAGATGATCTCACTCCTGAATATGATCCCCAATCTTTATCAGCTGCCGTAGTAAGTCCGAAACTTAACTTCATTTATACGGTCAATGAAGACGTACAAGTATTTTTAAAATCTGGCATTGGCTTTCACTCAAACGACACTCGTTTGGTATTGGAAAGGCCTAATAATGAATCCATACTTCCCAGAGCATTTGGGGCTGATTTAGGGGGTAACTTTAAGTTATGGCCAAGATTGATAGTAAATGGGGCGCTTTGGTATTTAAGGCTTGAACAGGAATTTGTTTATGTAGGTGATGCCGGCATAGTGGAAGCGAGTGGAAGAACAGCAAGAAGAGGAATAGACTTGGGATTACGATGGCAAGCAAACAAATGGATCTACTTTGATGGCGATTTTACCTATTCTTATGCTAGAAGCATAGATGACCCTGAAGGAAATAATTTCATCCCATTGGCACCAAGAATTACTACCACAGGAGGATTGAGTTTTGAAAAGGATGGTTTTGCAGGAGCCCTACGAGCCAGATATTTACAGGATCGTCCTGCTAATGAAGACAATAGTGTTGTCGCAGAAGGTTATACCGTATTGGATATGAACGCTAGCTATACTTTCAATGCATTCACGTTTGGTTTTTTCATAGAAAACCTGCTTAATACAGATTGGAAAGAAACTCAATTTGATACAGAATCTAGAATACGACTTGCAAATGGAAACCTCGAACCAAGTCCGGTTAATGAAATTCATTTTACTCCTGGTACTCCATTCAATTTTAGAGGTTTTGTGAAATTCACATTTTAA
- a CDS encoding ornithine cyclodeaminase family protein: MKKNQESIIIDSNAVNKIITKIGLDRVMDDLISELEKSLKNYSEEETEVPIRSGFNYKKPFLGLVEWMPIMKKGEEVLIKVVGYHPENPDIFKLPTILSTISSYDAHTGHLNFLVDGVLLTALRTGASSAVASKMMANQNSKTLGIIGCGAQSITQIHAISRLFPIEEILIYDTDQSCMHSLEDRLAPINLRISPKLSSISEILEKSDIVCTATSIAPEKGPLFIEFNSKPHLHINAVGADFPGKFELPKSLLKKSFVCPDFLDQAVVEGECQQLEPSDIGPSWIELIHNQVLIEKYQSGISIFDSTGWALEDQVVANLFAKYAHELNLGTKMNIESYSSDEKNPYGMIHHLINVAQ, from the coding sequence ATGAAGAAAAATCAAGAAAGTATCATCATAGACAGTAATGCTGTCAATAAGATTATAACAAAAATTGGGTTAGACAGAGTAATGGATGACCTGATTTCTGAATTAGAAAAATCACTTAAAAATTACAGTGAAGAAGAAACTGAAGTACCCATTCGATCAGGATTTAATTATAAAAAACCCTTTTTAGGTTTAGTAGAATGGATGCCAATCATGAAGAAAGGGGAAGAAGTTTTGATTAAAGTGGTGGGGTATCATCCTGAAAACCCAGACATTTTTAAACTGCCTACTATATTATCTACTATTTCTTCCTATGATGCTCACACGGGTCATTTAAATTTTTTAGTAGACGGTGTTTTGCTTACAGCTTTGCGAACTGGTGCCTCTAGTGCAGTTGCCAGTAAAATGATGGCAAATCAAAATTCAAAGACACTTGGCATTATTGGATGTGGAGCTCAATCGATCACCCAGATTCACGCTATTTCCAGATTGTTTCCAATTGAGGAGATTTTAATATATGATACCGATCAAAGCTGCATGCATAGCTTAGAAGATCGACTGGCTCCCATCAATCTCAGAATCTCACCTAAACTCTCTAGCATTTCTGAAATTTTGGAAAAATCGGATATTGTGTGCACTGCTACCTCTATAGCTCCAGAAAAAGGCCCACTTTTTATAGAGTTTAATTCAAAACCACACCTTCATATTAATGCTGTGGGAGCGGATTTCCCAGGAAAGTTTGAACTCCCAAAGTCACTTTTGAAGAAATCTTTTGTTTGTCCTGATTTTCTCGATCAAGCAGTTGTCGAAGGCGAATGTCAGCAATTGGAACCCTCTGATATTGGTCCCTCTTGGATTGAATTAATCCATAATCAAGTTTTGATAGAAAAGTACCAATCTGGAATTAGCATATTTGATTCCACAGGATGGGCATTGGAGGACCAGGTGGTGGCAAATTTATTTGCCAAATATGCCCATGAATTAAACCTAGGAACCAAAATGAATATTGAGTCTTACAGTTCCGATGAAAAAAATCCATATGGAATGATTCATCATCTAATTAATGTAGCTCAATAG
- a CDS encoding HupE/UreJ family protein, translating into MSTTKLIRTSFLFFLLFTLAARVEAHKPNQNFIYLSIYEGKMDCRVELRKSDIAKVFGFEIGPGVVPDENDPKVLRMREYILSHLKFTSSQGDHAMVFTDLGLLELKDGDDYLLFNFSMENMNPVPSNLDVYDQIFVEELSNHESLLHIERNWKTGVLANESLPSLIFGTSSPNQTLDIEEGSVLTGFLAMVKSGIYHIWIGLDHILFLIALLIPSVIVYKPKNAPKKKWFGITYNDFDPQPSFKTAFISVVKIITIFTLAHSVTLSLAALELINLPSRLVESIIAISIAMAAFHNIVPFLNKREWLIILVFGLFHGFGFASVLAEQSRGGEYLVYSLVGFNLGVEIGQLGIIVVAFPLLFLLSRLKQYYIIVVGFSLLLMAISAYWIIERAFGYDLKLHTWLLEKGIL; encoded by the coding sequence ATGTCAACAACCAAATTAATCAGAACAAGTTTTTTATTCTTTCTATTATTTACACTAGCTGCTAGGGTAGAGGCCCATAAACCCAATCAAAATTTTATTTATCTAAGTATTTACGAAGGTAAAATGGATTGTAGGGTTGAGCTGAGGAAAAGCGATATCGCAAAAGTATTTGGTTTTGAAATCGGACCAGGAGTAGTTCCTGATGAGAATGACCCAAAAGTTCTAAGGATGCGGGAATACATACTCAGTCACCTCAAATTTACATCTTCCCAAGGAGATCATGCTATGGTTTTCACAGACTTAGGTTTGTTGGAATTAAAAGACGGTGATGATTACCTGTTATTTAATTTTTCGATGGAAAATATGAATCCTGTTCCTTCCAATTTAGATGTTTATGATCAGATTTTTGTAGAAGAGTTGAGCAATCATGAATCATTACTTCATATTGAGCGAAACTGGAAAACGGGTGTGTTAGCCAATGAATCTTTGCCATCTTTAATCTTTGGTACTTCCTCTCCAAATCAAACTCTTGATATTGAGGAAGGATCAGTTCTAACTGGTTTTTTGGCAATGGTAAAATCCGGGATTTACCATATTTGGATCGGATTGGACCATATCTTGTTTTTGATAGCCCTACTGATTCCCTCGGTGATTGTATATAAACCAAAAAATGCTCCTAAAAAGAAATGGTTTGGGATCACTTACAATGATTTTGATCCTCAGCCAAGTTTTAAGACTGCTTTTATATCTGTAGTAAAAATCATTACAATTTTTACTCTTGCTCATTCTGTGACTTTAAGCTTAGCAGCTTTAGAATTGATCAACCTACCTTCAAGGTTAGTGGAATCCATTATTGCCATTTCCATTGCCATGGCGGCTTTTCATAATATCGTCCCATTTTTAAATAAAAGAGAGTGGCTTATTATTTTAGTATTTGGTCTCTTTCATGGATTTGGATTTGCTTCGGTTTTGGCGGAACAATCAAGAGGAGGGGAGTACCTGGTCTATTCATTGGTTGGATTCAACCTGGGTGTAGAGATTGGTCAGTTGGGTATTATTGTTGTTGCTTTTCCTCTGCTTTTCTTACTTAGTAGACTGAAACAATACTATATCATCGTGGTCGGTTTCTCCCTTTTATTGATGGCCATATCGGCTTATTGGATCATCGAAAGAGCCTTTGGATATGATTTGAAACTTCATACTTGGTTGCTCGAAAAAGGAATCCTTTAG